The region TATTTCTGATGCGCTAACTcaatctctcggaggtgctcatgggTAGGATGTGCCTGCGTGATTTTATGTGAGTGTATGTGCATGTGTATGAGCATGTCTGCGTTTGTACTGTGTGTTAAAAAAAGATTCCTATTATGAATCCAATGAACAAAGTGAAAACAGTAATATAAGAAGAGAATACTATGTATTAGCGGATTGTAACTCTAGTTAAGGAATAGAACTCCTTGATTTCCTGAAAACAAATGTACGGCTGTCTTCCAAATGGAATGGCATACCATCAGTGCCAACGTCACCTGTAGCTCTAGCCCATTTGGAAGCAAGCTGTTGATGTTCGCCATTCGGCGGCTTCAAGGCCGGCACATGGCAAAGATAGCACAATGGCACCAAATATATAGGGCGCATCGGAGGTTTCACATCAGAAGCAGACACGTCTTCATTTCACATCAAAATTTCTCCTCTTCCTATCCATGGGCACGGACGCACAGCACCAGCAACACAGCTATGTATAACTTATATTTAATTAGTTCAAATCATGATTAAAAAATAACTCAAAATACAAGTGGGCTTACAAACCAGGACGAAGGTGCTCCCTCCGGTCATTTTTATCCTGCGTATTAGATTTgtagatttgtctgaagtcaaattttactaagtttgaccaaatttatgttAGAAAATATTAACGTCTATAATACCTAATAAATATAGTATGAAAATATAATCTTAGATGAAGTCAAACGATAGATAGATAAAACGAAAAACTACTACTACTCGTCATCCTCCAATTCGGACTCTGTCTCGGTGATGTCCTCCGATGTCTAAACGTAGGCCTCAAGGAACCGCTCGTCGTTGGAGTCCCAGGACGAAGCATCTCCTAGGGTGATGTTGAATTTAGCGACCGTCTTCCTCGTTCGCCTGTCCTCGCGATAAGCGgctcgctcctccctcctctcatccctctccgccctcctctcaGCGAAGAACTGTTGCTTGTTAATGACGTCTTgcgggaagcgttggcgccacagAGCCATGGCCTCCTCGTCTATCTCGGCCAGGCTGAGACggcgctcccgcctccggttgtcgcgacgatcctcgtcggtgataagccgcggGGAGGCGCcaactcctgcgcccgctcccgcgtcgccaCGTCCGGAAAGTTCATGTCCCAACGGGACCGCCGGAGGCCCCACGTCGCAGCAGCGCCCGCGCGGGCGCCCTCCTGGGCGGTGTCGAAGGTTCCGAGGCCGAGGCGCACGTTGCCGGACCGAATCTCGGCGGAGTAGGTGCCGGCCGGAcgcacgcggacgccgcggtagcccgaagCGCCCCGGCGGCGCGGCGGTATGGTGGCGTGTCGGCGGCGAGGAGAGAAAGCGGTAGAAGGAGCGATGAGAGAGCGAAGGAGGGCGCTGCAAGTTTATAGGCATGCCGAACGCGGTGCGCCAAATCTAGCGCGCGAGCTCCCTCTTTCTCCCGTGCGCGCAATCGTTTCCCCCGCGCGCTAGTTTCCCGCGCCCGCCGGAACGCGAAAATGTCCCCCGCACGCTAAAATGGCATTTTACCTCGCGCGCGTCTTTTGgcgcgttggagatgctcttagtgtcCCTCTTTTCATCCGTATATTGTATGCACGTCTGACTGCCAAATGGAACAGCATACCGTCAGTGCCGACGTCACCTGTCGCTAATCCATGTGGTTGCAAGCTGCTGGTGTTCGCCGTTCGGCGGCTTCAAGGCCGTCACATGGCCAAGATGGTGTACAATACGGAGTACAATGGAACCAGTATATAGGGTGCATGAGAAGCAGATACATCTTCATTTCAGATCAAAATTTCTCCTCTTTCTATCCATGGCCACGGACGAACAGCACCAGCGACACAGCCGCAACGGCGGCGTGCACACCGGCCACCACTTCCTCATCGTGGCCTACGGCGTCCAGAGCCACCTCAACCCGTGCCGCGTCCTCGCGCACCGCCTCGCGCGCATCCACGGCGTCGACGGCTCCGGGCCCGTCCTCGCCACGGTCTCCCTCCCGGTCTCCGCTCACCGCCGCATGTTCCCTTCTTCCCGAGACGTCGACAACAAGGATGCCGCCAGCGCCACCGACGGCGTCGTCTCTTACGCTCCATACTCCAACGGCCTCGACGACGGCTCCATGGCCAGAGACGGCGAGGCCAGGGCGCGCAGCCGCCAGGCGACCTTTGAGAGCCTGTCAGCCGTCGTCGCCACCCTCACCGCACGTGGCCGGCCCGTCACGTGCGTCGTTTGCAGCATGGTTCTCCCCGCGGCGCTGGACGTCGCGCGTGAGCACGCCATCCCGCTGGCCGTGTACTGGATCCAGCCGGCCACCGTGCTCGCAGCGTACTACCACTACTTCCACGGCCACGGCCACCTCGTCGCGTCCCACGCCGCCGACCCCGCGTACGAGGTGTCCCTGCCCGGACTGCCCCGCCCGCTCCGGATCCGCGACTTCCCGTCCTTTCTCGTCGACACCACGGGTAGCGAGCTggccaaggtcttcaacgaagcggCCGGAGAACTGTTCGAGCGCTTGGGCGATCACGGCTGCACCAAGGTTCTCGTGAACACTTTCGACGAGCTGGAGCCGGCAGCGCTGGCAGCCATGAAGGAGCACCTAGACGTGTTCGCCGTCGGGCCGGTGATCGGGTCCTCCTCGGCCGAGCCGCGCATCCACCTGTTCAGCCACGCCGGCGCCGACGTGAAGAGGTACATGGAGTGGCTGGGCGCGCAGGCGGCGAGGTCGGTGGTGTACGTTTCGTTCGGGAGCGTATGGACGTACAGCGAAAAGCAGATGGAGGAGATTGCCAGCGGGCTGCGGCGGTGCGGGCGGCCGTACCTGCTCGTCGTGCGCAACGACGGGCGGCAGGAGGACGTGAGCCGGAGCCTGGATGACCTCGTGCAGGAGGGGCTGGGCATGGTGGTGGAGTGGTGCGACCAACCCAAGGTCCTGTCGCACCCGTCCGTGGGATGCTTTGTCACGCACTGCGGCTGGAACTCGACGCTGGAGGCCATGGCCCTCGGCGTGCCGGTCGTCGCTGCGCCAAGCTTGTTCGACCAGCCGACGAACGCGTTCTTGATAGAGGAGGAGTGGGCTTCCGGCGTCAGAGGGGAACGCAACAGCGAGGGCGTCTTCACCGGGGAGGAGCTCGCGAGGTGCGTGGAGCTGCTCATGGGTCATGGCCCGAGGGCTATTGAGATCAGGGAAAGAGTAGAGGCTCTGAAAGGGATGGCGCAAGAGGCCGCGGCTTCGGGCGGGCCGGCGGAGCGGAGCCTCCGAAGCTTTGTCATGGCGGCCGGTTCGTCGGATGAAGCTTGCAGGAATACACCACCAAATCTGTCCAAATCGATTAAGTCGATGCATGCTGGAGTGGATCAGCTAGCTCTCTCGATCGGTCGgagttaaacaacatttaataaccAGGATTGCTAAATCTCAGTTGTCTAAGTccgtgtttggttcataagtccaaggactttttttagtcccaacttatacgtcccaagtccctaaaaagtccctacatgtttggttcctgggacttataaatccctataagaccatattacaactataagtccctataagtccctccttgagagtcttatttcataagtcccaaacgACCACTTTAAGTCCTTATAAGTCCcttctgtttggtttagatgtgacttatagggactttttttaagtccctaagccaataagtccatggaaacaaacaccctctaagacttaaccaagtctcagtcgaTGATATATCCGCAGGATTTTACATGGAGATCCGGGTAAAAAAATAGTTTTTCTTTTACTTAAGTTATTATGTCAATTGACTTAGGCTtcgttaagtctcagtcgactgtgaCATAGTCACTACTAGTATAAAGATGTTTTTTTTtaaattgtttggattgcttatctctactattaaagaagaatcgaacgtcgtgatggttcgacctccttCTCGTACGACCCCGCTAGAAAAAATCGCAGGAGCAGCCCACGTTCCCTCGCAGCCTTCCTCAACGGGATTTAAAAAAAAACGACCACGACCCACTCGCGTCCCACGTCCCCTCTCGCAGTCTCCCTCACCTCTCGCTCCCGATCCCTCCCCTCGATCTCGTGAGAaaatcgccgccgccgctgccgcccccaCATTATCTGCCCCGATGAACTGCCCATCTCCATTGCCGTCCGCCGCCCGTCTCGGTCGCCGTCGCGCAGCCCATGCACGCCGCCCTTGTACGATCTGCTCGCCTCCGCTATCGCAACAGCCTAGATCGATCCCCTTATTGAGCCCATCTGATGGCGGCGCCGACCCATCTTTTGGGCTACATGCGGCAATGGCGAACGAGAAGAAATCAACGTACGCCACCACCATCGCCGGCTTGCAGGGACCGTTGACCGCTATGAAGGCCTTTAGTTTGGCACAGAGACGTCCTGGATGGGCGCGGGTTCGAGATGATGCACAACGAGGCGGCGAGGGCCACAATGGTCAACATCACTTCAATCATCAGGGAGCAAGCTGATGGCATCAAAAGTAAGTAACGATCATAGGATCGTACCTTACGTGATTGCTCCCCTGCTTGTTCACATGATTGCTCGATCTCCTGCTTGTTCACATGATTGCTCTCTTGCCTGTTCCTTGTAGAATCACATTAACTATTGGTGGTGACTGTGACTGTGCGGTGCACGCATCAGTGACACATCTAAATCCACTCCACTAATAAGTTGTCCTCTCCATTATAAGATTGGGTAAATTTTGGCGGTGGTCACTGATATGCCGGGAAGCTTTCAGTTTGGATCTTGTTGGCGATTCTCCATGTAGCCTTGTTGGTTCTGAATCCAAAGTGCATGGAAATCCTGAAGAGTTTGACTCTTTGAGTCAGAGGAAACCAAGGTTAGCATTAATCCCCACAATAACTTGGCTTGCATGAAGTAATATTTTGGGAGTGGAGAAAGAGAGCAAGAATTCCACATACATACGCTTGACATCTTCAAAAAGGAGATTTTCAATGGTCAATTGGAGGTCTTCTAAACGTTTTTACTTATGGCTAATTTTATCATGTCAG is a window of Triticum dicoccoides isolate Atlit2015 ecotype Zavitan chromosome 2B, WEW_v2.0, whole genome shotgun sequence DNA encoding:
- the LOC119368464 gene encoding cyanidin 3-O-rutinoside 5-O-glucosyltransferase-like, translated to MATDEQHQRHSRNGGVHTGHHFLIVAYGVQSHLNPCRVLAHRLARIHGVDGSGPVLATVSLPVSAHRRMFPSSRDVDNKDAASATDGVVSYAPYSNGLDDGSMARDGEARARSRQATFESLSAVVATLTARGRPVTCVVCSMVLPAALDVAREHAIPLAVYWIQPATVLAAYYHYFHGHGHLVASHAADPAYEVSLPGLPRPLRIRDFPSFLVDTTGSELAKVFNEAAGELFERLGDHGCTKVLVNTFDELEPAALAAMKEHLDVFAVGPVIGSSSAEPRIHLFSHAGADVKRYMEWLGAQAARSVVYVSFGSVWTYSEKQMEEIASGLRRCGRPYLLVVRNDGRQEDVSRSLDDLVQEGLGMVVEWCDQPKVLSHPSVGCFVTHCGWNSTLEAMALGVPVVAAPSLFDQPTNAFLIEEEWASGVRGERNSEGVFTGEELARCVELLMGHGPRAIEIRERVEALKGMAQEAAASGGPAERSLRSFVMAAGSSDEACRNTPPNLSKSIKSMHAGVDQLALSIGRS